One Vibrio taketomensis DNA window includes the following coding sequences:
- a CDS encoding YheU family protein — translation MIIPWQEIAPDTLDNLIREFVLREGTDYGEVEISLQDKVDQVKAQLQTGEAVIVFSELHETVDIQLKQKF, via the coding sequence ATGATTATTCCTTGGCAAGAGATTGCACCCGATACGCTTGATAATCTTATCCGCGAATTCGTTCTCCGTGAGGGTACTGATTACGGCGAAGTCGAAATCTCTCTGCAAGATAAAGTTGATCAAGTGAAAGCTCAATTGCAAACCGGTGAAGCTGTGATTGTTTTTTCTGAATTACACGAGACGGTCGATATTCAACTCAAGCAGAAGTTTTAA
- the kefB gene encoding glutathione-regulated potassium-efflux system protein KefB, whose amino-acid sequence MALEGDFLQSSAIFLTAAVVAVPIAQRLGLGSVLGYLLAGVAIGPWGLGLIRDVDAILHFAEFGVVLLLFLIGLELNPKKLWQLRGPILGLGGAQVLLTTTFLASVANVMGLSWQVSLTIGMGLALSSTAIALRVIEEQGLAGSETGQSGFAVLLFQDIAVIPMLALLPLLAGNTSGNWQDGLYMLGGVIGLLVGGHFLLRPLFRYVVASGVRELFTVAALLLVIGIALIMKQLGLSMALGAFLAGVLLAESEYRHELEIAIEPFKGLLLGLFFIAVGMAVNLRLLALQPWTILLSVLALITIKGLLLYALARAAGIRAKSRSRMAAILSQGGEFAFVIFTAAQSQHLLTTEQTAFLLVVVSLSMVTTPLLLMGQEKWYALKLNVEDEGQLASDVIDNQPRVIIAGFGRFGQIVGRLLYANKIKLTILESDASQIKLLRKYGYKVFYGDATQVDLLRAAGANKAEAIILCTDSPDEIMQIVDLCKQHFPHLKILARARSRVEAYQLLSHGVDKYSRETFLGALDLGKLALVELGMHPYQAQRAEAHFRKLDNAMLKELLPQHNEDKQLAQRAKEARKELEEIFGREMENDQQSKNFWD is encoded by the coding sequence ATGGCGTTAGAGGGTGACTTTCTTCAAAGCAGTGCCATATTTCTGACCGCGGCCGTGGTGGCAGTGCCAATTGCACAGCGCTTAGGGCTAGGAAGTGTATTGGGCTATCTATTAGCTGGGGTCGCGATCGGTCCTTGGGGGCTTGGTCTCATTCGCGATGTGGATGCGATTTTACATTTCGCCGAGTTTGGTGTGGTACTGCTGCTATTTTTGATCGGGCTTGAACTGAATCCTAAAAAACTCTGGCAATTGCGTGGTCCAATACTTGGTCTTGGTGGGGCTCAGGTACTTTTAACGACTACATTTCTAGCCAGCGTTGCTAATGTTATGGGGCTCAGTTGGCAGGTGAGTTTAACTATTGGTATGGGCCTCGCGCTGTCTTCAACAGCAATTGCTTTACGAGTGATTGAAGAGCAAGGCTTAGCGGGCAGTGAAACCGGTCAATCGGGTTTTGCCGTGCTGCTATTTCAAGATATTGCCGTGATTCCTATGTTGGCCTTATTACCGCTATTAGCGGGTAACACGTCAGGTAACTGGCAAGATGGACTGTATATGCTCGGCGGAGTAATTGGCTTATTAGTCGGCGGCCACTTTTTGCTACGCCCATTGTTTCGTTATGTCGTCGCCAGTGGCGTTCGAGAGCTATTTACTGTTGCCGCTTTGCTATTGGTGATTGGTATTGCGCTCATTATGAAGCAGCTTGGCTTATCGATGGCACTCGGTGCCTTCTTAGCTGGCGTGCTCTTGGCAGAAAGTGAATATCGCCATGAGCTGGAAATCGCCATCGAGCCATTCAAAGGATTGTTGCTGGGGTTGTTTTTTATCGCGGTCGGCATGGCCGTCAACTTGCGTTTATTGGCGTTACAGCCATGGACTATTCTCCTGAGTGTGTTGGCGTTAATCACGATTAAAGGCCTGTTACTGTACGCACTCGCACGAGCGGCTGGCATTCGAGCCAAATCTCGCAGCCGAATGGCGGCGATATTGAGTCAAGGTGGCGAATTTGCTTTCGTTATTTTTACGGCTGCTCAAAGCCAACATCTCCTCACTACAGAACAGACCGCATTTTTGCTGGTGGTGGTCAGTTTATCTATGGTGACCACGCCGCTTTTGCTAATGGGGCAGGAGAAGTGGTATGCGCTCAAACTCAATGTAGAAGATGAAGGGCAGCTAGCCTCGGATGTTATCGATAATCAACCAAGGGTGATCATTGCGGGATTTGGCCGCTTTGGGCAAATTGTTGGCCGTTTGCTGTATGCCAACAAAATCAAACTGACCATTTTGGAAAGCGATGCAAGCCAAATCAAATTGCTGAGAAAGTACGGCTATAAAGTGTTTTATGGTGATGCAACGCAAGTAGATTTGCTACGCGCTGCGGGCGCAAACAAAGCAGAAGCGATCATTCTCTGTACCGATTCGCCGGATGAAATTATGCAGATTGTTGATTTGTGCAAGCAGCACTTTCCACACTTGAAAATCCTTGCTCGTGCTCGCAGCCGAGTGGAAGCGTATCAATTGCTGAGTCACGGCGTGGATAAGTATTCTCGTGAGACGTTTCTTGGTGCGCTTGACCTAGGCAAGTTGGCGCTGGTGGAGTTGGGTATGCATCCTTATCAAGCACAGCGCGCAGAAGCGCATTTTAGAAAGCTCGACAATGCAATGTTGAAAGAACTTTTGCCACAGCACAATGAAGATAAACAATTGGCCCAACGAGCCAAGGAAGCCCGTAAAGAACTAGAAGAGATATTTGGTCGTGAAATGGAGAACGATCAGCAGAGCAAAAACTTCTGGGACTAG
- a CDS encoding TIGR02444 family protein codes for MTIERVHLSLTLERLWQFSLQYYSVREVKEACLTLQNHYHGNVNLLLLLKWLDEQGATIAKSDWAQVELCLSRSESLLTSFREFRRKVKLTLPDSLYREALQFELQLEKQQQSDLVDCINGLTLHNASGEPLTLFYCRKLDAEHLHQAFASPFPDHDVAASL; via the coding sequence ATGACTATAGAGCGCGTACATCTTTCACTTACCCTAGAGCGACTCTGGCAGTTCAGTCTGCAATATTACAGCGTGCGAGAAGTGAAAGAGGCGTGCTTAACTCTGCAAAACCACTACCATGGCAACGTCAACTTGCTCCTCTTGCTCAAGTGGCTAGATGAGCAAGGCGCAACCATCGCCAAATCGGACTGGGCTCAAGTCGAACTATGCTTGAGCCGCTCCGAATCTCTGCTCACTAGCTTTCGAGAATTTCGCCGCAAGGTGAAATTAACCCTTCCCGATAGCCTTTATCGAGAAGCTCTCCAATTTGAATTACAACTCGAGAAGCAGCAGCAATCCGATTTAGTCGATTGTATTAACGGTTTAACCTTACACAATGCCAGCGGTGAACCATTGACTCTGTTCTACTGCCGCAAGTTAGATGCTGAGCATCTCCATCAGGCGTTTGCTTCTCCGTTTCCAGATCACGATGTGGCCGCCTCGCTATGA
- the kefG gene encoding glutathione-regulated potassium-efflux system ancillary protein KefG: MDFSVAAQTKVLVIYAHPESQVSVANQVMINRIKELEHVTVRDLYALYPDFFIDVGTEQRALLEHDVIVFHHPLYLYSCPALLKEWLDRVLGQKGFAYGEGNALRGKYWRSVITVGGKQEAFGEFGYNKYPLEQILQPFELTAALCRMNWIEPLVLYWARNVSDLERVQHAEQYRQWLTSPLENVDIVCGDESTPNIGGHDGVRG, translated from the coding sequence ATGGATTTCTCAGTTGCCGCTCAAACCAAAGTTTTGGTTATTTACGCCCATCCCGAATCTCAAGTATCGGTCGCCAATCAAGTGATGATCAACCGCATCAAAGAGCTTGAACATGTTACGGTGCGCGATCTTTATGCCCTTTACCCTGATTTTTTTATTGATGTCGGTACTGAACAGCGAGCACTGCTTGAACACGACGTCATCGTATTTCACCACCCACTCTATCTTTATTCTTGTCCAGCCTTACTGAAAGAGTGGCTCGATCGTGTATTGGGGCAAAAAGGGTTTGCCTACGGCGAGGGCAACGCATTACGCGGTAAATATTGGCGCAGCGTGATCACGGTAGGTGGCAAACAAGAGGCGTTTGGTGAGTTCGGCTACAACAAGTATCCGTTAGAACAAATTTTACAGCCTTTTGAACTGACCGCAGCGCTTTGTCGCATGAATTGGATAGAACCATTAGTGCTTTACTGGGCGCGTAATGTTAGTGATTTAGAGCGTGTTCAGCATGCCGAACAATATCGCCAGTGGCTCACTTCTCCATTAGAGAATGTCGATATCGTTTGTGGTGATGAGAGCACACCAAATATAGGAGGTCACGATGGCGTTAGAGGGTGA
- the slyD gene encoding peptidylprolyl isomerase, which produces MKIEKNVVVSLAYQLQLEDGAIVDQSTVDAPLDYLHGNNNLITGLENALEGKVVGDKFEVTVAPEDAYGEHSDDLVQRVPAEVFQGVDQIEVGMRFLADTDQGPIPVEVTEVDGDEVVVDGNHMLAGQTLTFSVEVVAIREATEEEIAHGHIHQGGGCCGGHDHDHEGGCCGGEDKGDDHECCGGGGCGSH; this is translated from the coding sequence ATGAAAATCGAAAAGAACGTAGTCGTAAGCCTAGCGTACCAATTGCAACTTGAAGATGGTGCTATCGTTGATCAATCAACTGTAGATGCGCCTCTAGATTACTTGCACGGTAACAACAACCTTATCACTGGTCTAGAAAACGCTCTAGAAGGTAAAGTTGTAGGTGACAAATTTGAAGTAACTGTTGCTCCTGAAGATGCTTACGGTGAGCACAGCGATGACCTAGTTCAACGTGTTCCTGCTGAAGTATTCCAAGGTGTTGACCAAATCGAAGTTGGTATGCGTTTCCTAGCGGATACTGACCAAGGTCCAATCCCAGTAGAAGTAACTGAAGTAGATGGCGACGAAGTTGTGGTTGACGGTAACCACATGCTAGCGGGTCAAACTCTAACTTTCAGTGTTGAAGTTGTAGCAATTCGCGAAGCAACTGAAGAAGAGATCGCTCACGGTCATATCCACCAAGGTGGCGGCTGCTGTGGTGGTCATGATCACGACCACGAAGGCGGTTGCTGTGGTGGCGAAGACAAAGGTGATGATCACGAGTGCTGCGGTGGCGGCGGTTGTGGCTCTCACTAA
- the crp gene encoding cAMP-activated global transcriptional regulator CRP — MVLGKPQTDPTLEWFLSHCHIHKYPSKSTLIHAGEKAETLYYIVKGSVAVLIKDEEGKEMILSYLNQGDFIGELGLFEEDQERTAWVRAKSPCEVAEISFKKFRQLIQVNPDILMRLSSQMARRLQVTSQKVGDLAFLDVTGRIAQTLLNLAKQPDAMTHPDGMQIKITRQEIGQIVGCSRETVGRILKMLEEQNLISAHGKTIVVYGTR, encoded by the coding sequence ATGGTTCTAGGTAAACCTCAAACCGATCCAACATTAGAGTGGTTCCTTTCACACTGTCATATTCATAAGTACCCGTCAAAAAGCACGCTAATTCACGCGGGCGAAAAAGCTGAAACGTTGTACTACATCGTTAAAGGCTCTGTTGCGGTACTTATCAAAGACGAAGAAGGTAAGGAAATGATCCTTTCTTACCTAAACCAAGGTGATTTCATCGGTGAGCTTGGTCTATTTGAAGAAGATCAAGAGCGTACCGCTTGGGTTCGTGCTAAATCTCCTTGTGAGGTTGCTGAAATTTCATTCAAGAAATTCCGTCAGCTGATTCAAGTTAATCCAGACATCCTAATGCGCCTGTCTTCGCAAATGGCTCGTCGTCTACAAGTGACTAGCCAAAAAGTGGGTGACCTAGCATTCCTAGATGTAACTGGTCGTATTGCACAAACGCTACTAAACCTAGCGAAACAACCTGATGCGATGACGCACCCTGACGGTATGCAAATCAAGATCACTCGCCAAGAAATCGGCCAAATCGTTGGCTGTTCTCGCGAAACCGTAGGTCGCATTCTGAAAATGCTTGAAGAGCAAAACCTAATTTCTGCTCACGGTAAAACGATCGTTGTGTACGGAACTCGCTAA
- a CDS encoding DUF1338 domain-containing protein → MTPNDLFQSLWHDYTERLCPSAGNVHRLLEENEPLINDHIALRTFNLTSVNLEVLAQPFIELGYQASGDYQFVAKKLVAKHYQHADANLPKVFISELKLEECSTQLQRIVKQLVEQIEPQYMQGSEFLYAGRPWQLTHQEYMLLADESEYAAWVAAHGYGANHFTVSVNQLTQFAEVQQVNDYLKSSGFVINQSGGEVKGSADVLLEQSATMADKVQVEFEDGVVLLPGGFYEFAKRYPMPNGELYSGFVAASADKIFESTNS, encoded by the coding sequence CTGACGCCTAATGATCTGTTTCAATCATTGTGGCATGACTATACCGAACGCTTATGTCCTTCTGCTGGCAACGTACATCGCTTGCTGGAGGAAAATGAACCCCTCATCAATGACCATATTGCACTGCGCACCTTTAATCTAACATCTGTCAATTTAGAGGTGCTGGCACAACCATTTATCGAGTTAGGTTACCAAGCGTCTGGCGATTATCAATTCGTTGCCAAAAAGCTGGTGGCGAAACACTATCAGCATGCTGATGCAAATTTACCGAAAGTGTTTATTAGTGAGTTAAAGCTGGAAGAGTGTTCAACGCAGTTACAGCGAATCGTCAAGCAATTGGTTGAGCAAATTGAGCCTCAATATATGCAGGGCAGCGAGTTTCTCTATGCTGGGCGACCATGGCAGTTAACCCATCAAGAATATATGCTACTAGCAGATGAGAGCGAATATGCAGCATGGGTAGCAGCACATGGCTATGGTGCCAATCACTTTACCGTAAGTGTTAATCAATTGACTCAGTTTGCTGAGGTGCAACAGGTTAATGATTATCTTAAGTCATCAGGGTTTGTCATCAATCAATCCGGTGGTGAAGTGAAGGGTTCAGCTGACGTTTTACTAGAGCAATCCGCTACCATGGCTGATAAAGTTCAAGTCGAGTTTGAGGATGGTGTGGTGTTATTGCCCGGTGGCTTTTACGAGTTTGCTAAGCGCTATCCAATGCCTAACGGCGAGCTGTATTCCGGTTTTGTCGCCGCCTCAGCGGATAAGATATTTGAGAGTACCAACTCTTAA
- a CDS encoding phosphoribulokinase, producing the protein MSAKHPIIAVTGSSGAGTTTTSEAFRKMFNMMDIRPAWVEGDSFHRFTRPEMDIEIRKAREQGRHISYFGPQANDFPALAEFFRQYGADGTGKVRRYLHTFDEAVPYNQMPGTFTPWQELPENSDVLFYEGLHGGVVDGEVNVSQHVDFLIGMVPIVNLEWIQKFVRDTRDRGHSREAVMDSIVRSMDDYLNYITPQFSRTHINFQRVPTVDTSNPLDAKGIPSLDESFVVIRLRGFKNVDYPYLLAMIDGSFMSRHNTLVVPGGKMSFAMELIVRPILQQLIETGKIG; encoded by the coding sequence ATGTCAGCTAAGCATCCAATTATCGCCGTAACAGGCTCATCCGGGGCAGGAACTACCACCACTTCTGAAGCTTTTCGTAAAATGTTCAATATGATGGACATTAGACCTGCATGGGTTGAAGGGGATAGTTTCCATCGTTTTACACGCCCAGAGATGGATATTGAGATCCGCAAAGCTCGTGAGCAAGGTCGACACATCAGCTACTTTGGCCCTCAAGCCAACGATTTTCCCGCACTCGCTGAATTTTTCCGTCAATACGGTGCTGATGGCACAGGTAAAGTACGCCGCTATTTACACACCTTTGATGAAGCCGTCCCCTACAACCAAATGCCTGGTACGTTTACGCCATGGCAAGAACTACCGGAAAATAGTGATGTGCTTTTCTATGAGGGTTTACATGGTGGTGTCGTCGATGGTGAGGTGAATGTTTCACAGCACGTCGACTTTCTAATCGGCATGGTGCCGATCGTTAACCTTGAATGGATTCAAAAATTTGTGCGCGATACTCGAGATCGAGGCCACTCTCGTGAAGCGGTGATGGACTCGATTGTGCGATCAATGGATGACTATTTAAACTATATTACTCCGCAATTTTCGCGTACTCACATCAACTTTCAACGCGTACCGACCGTCGATACCTCAAACCCACTTGATGCGAAAGGTATTCCGAGCCTAGATGAAAGCTTCGTTGTAATTCGCCTACGCGGCTTCAAAAATGTCGACTACCCTTACCTATTGGCAATGATTGATGGCTCATTTATGTCTCGTCATAACACGCTTGTTGTGCCGGGGGGAAAAATGAGTTTCGCGATGGAATTAATCGTTCGGCCAATCCTACAGCAACTGATAGAAACCGGAAAAATTGGCTGA
- a CDS encoding hydrolase, whose translation MTKFTAARGMSNPHLQTLAPRFIRKKALFEPVWQTLDTPDGDFLDLAWSEDPNSKSAQNKPLFILFHGLEGCFYSPYANGLMAAFAKQGWLSVMMHFRGCSGKPNRLARAYHSGETEDARFFLQHIHQQFPEQSKVAIGISLGGNMLANYLAEYADNPLLNAATIVSAPLDLAACSLRIEQGFSKLYKAYLLKSLKRNALRKHHMLKGELGLNYQSIKRVTKLSDFDDLVTAPLHGFKNAEDYYQRCSGIHRLQQIKLPTQIIHAKDDPFMTDAVIPHFVLPDNIDYRLMDNGGHVGFVTGSMLKPRFWLEETLPAYYQALKTA comes from the coding sequence ATGACAAAATTCACTGCAGCTCGGGGGATGAGCAATCCTCACCTTCAAACTCTTGCCCCGCGTTTTATTCGTAAAAAGGCACTATTCGAACCAGTTTGGCAAACACTCGACACACCGGATGGTGACTTTCTTGATCTGGCTTGGAGCGAAGATCCCAATTCAAAATCCGCCCAAAATAAACCGCTGTTTATTCTGTTTCATGGATTAGAGGGCTGTTTCTATAGCCCGTATGCCAATGGATTGATGGCCGCTTTTGCTAAACAAGGTTGGTTATCTGTAATGATGCACTTTCGCGGCTGTAGCGGTAAACCAAATCGTTTAGCTCGTGCTTATCATTCTGGAGAGACTGAAGATGCTCGATTTTTCCTTCAGCACATCCATCAGCAATTTCCCGAGCAGAGCAAAGTCGCAATAGGAATCTCTTTGGGTGGCAATATGCTGGCCAATTACCTCGCAGAATACGCAGACAACCCGCTGTTGAATGCCGCAACCATTGTCTCAGCGCCACTCGATCTTGCTGCCTGTTCACTGCGCATCGAGCAAGGCTTTTCGAAACTGTATAAAGCCTATTTACTTAAATCTCTGAAACGTAATGCGCTGCGTAAACACCATATGCTCAAAGGCGAGTTAGGACTCAACTATCAGAGCATCAAACGTGTGACCAAACTGTCTGATTTTGATGATCTTGTCACCGCCCCTCTGCATGGGTTTAAAAATGCTGAAGATTATTATCAACGCTGCTCCGGTATCCACCGCCTACAGCAAATCAAATTACCAACTCAGATCATTCACGCTAAAGATGATCCTTTCATGACTGATGCGGTAATACCCCATTTTGTTCTGCCAGATAACATCGATTATCGATTAATGGACAATGGCGGTCATGTCGGCTTTGTAACTGGCTCTATGCTCAAGCCTCGTTTCTGGTTAGAGGAAACACTTCCTGCTTACTATCAAGCACTGAAAACCGCATAA
- a CDS encoding YheV family putative zinc ribbon protein, which yields MKKRFIAGASCPKCQQQDSLRWWIENNIELVECVDCDYHDQRKPQSMENTARADENMIGIFRPS from the coding sequence ATGAAAAAGAGATTTATTGCGGGCGCCAGTTGCCCTAAATGCCAACAACAAGACAGTTTGCGCTGGTGGATCGAAAATAATATCGAGTTAGTTGAGTGTGTTGATTGTGATTACCACGATCAACGTAAACCTCAGTCAATGGAAAATACCGCTCGCGCTGATGAAAATATGATCGGTATTTTTCGTCCGAGTTGA